In Bradyrhizobium symbiodeficiens, the genomic stretch CGGCAGCCGCGCACGGCGATCATGGTCAACGTCGGAACCCCGGAAATGGCGTTCCGCACGGCGATGCAGCCGCAGGCCGGAGTCGGCCTCGCCCGCATGGAGTTCATCATCAGCGAACATATCGGCGTTCACCCGATGGCGCTGCTCAAGCCGGAGAAGGTCACGTCAACCAAGGCGCGGACCGCGATCGCCCGCTTGGTGAAGGACTTCACGAGCCCGGCAGATTTCTTCGTTCAACGACTGGCGGAGGGCGTCGGTACCATTGCCGCGGCATTCTATCCGAAGCCGGTGATTGTCCGACTTTCCGACTTCAAGACCAACGAGTACGCCAGCCTGCTTGGCGGGGAAGGCTTCGAGCCCAAGGAAGAAAACCCCATGCTGGGTTTCCGGGGCGCCTCACGATATAGCCATCCCGCCTATGCCGAGGGGTTTGCACTGGAATGCGCTGCGCTCCGCCGAGTGCGCAAGGAGATGGGTCTCTCCAATCTGCGCCTCATGGTGCCATTCTGCCGCACGGTCGGCGAGGGCCGGCGCGTGATTGCGACGTTGGAGGCCAATGGACTGAAGCGCGGCGAGGATGGTCTCGAGATTTACGTCATGTGCGAGATCCCGAATAATGTCATCCAGATCGACGCGTTTGCGGAACTGTTCGACGGCTTCTCGATCGGCTCCAACGATCTCACCCAGCTCACGCTGGGGGTCGACCGGGATTCCGATATCGTGGCCTTCGACTTCGACGAGCGCGATCCGGGCATGCTGGAGATGTTCCGGCAAGCGGTGGTCGGGGCCAAGCGCAACGGTCGCCACATCGGCATCTGCGGCGAGGCACCCGCGAACTACCCGGAGATCGCGCGCTATTTGACGGGGCTGGGCATCGATTCGATCAGCGTGAATCCCGCGAGCGTATTTCGGACCATGGCCGCCGTGGCGGACGCCGAGGCCACTCTCCCAAAGTCCGGGACGTGACGCTTCCGCGCGTTGTCGCAATCAGATCGCGGCCGCGACGGCAGCAGCGTGGATACGCTCCGCCGCGGCATTGACCTTTCTCATCATCTCCGTCAGCTCACCATAAACCTGGTCATCGATGGTCACCGTGCCGAAATTGGAGTCCTCGCCGTCAAAGCGGCCCTGGACCGGCTGGTCGGCATGCTCGAACCAATGATAGCCAATCACATTCGGCTTGCTGAGTGCTGCCACGACGTAGCCCTCGAAAGCCTGGGCGCGCTCCGTCTGAGTGGCCACCCGTGGCCCCGCTCCCTTGGAATTCGGTAGGCCCGCATCGTCGCCGCGGAACGAGAATTCCGAGATCAGGCACGGCTTACCGGTAGCGGCGTAAGCGTCAATAACAGGACCTGGATCGAAGTCGTAGCAATTGAATGAAACGACATCCAGATGACGGCCGGCCGCGGCAATCACACCGCTGAGCGGTTGATATCCGAACCGGGAGCCGATCACGAGATGATTGGGGTCGGCCGCCTTGATCGCCGAGACGCACAGTTCGAAATACTTATCGGCCACAACAGCCGCGAAGGCATCGCAATCTGCTGAGAACGCCTCGCGGGCGGGATCTTCCAGGTTGGCCTTGGTCTCTAGCGCATCGTTTACGGCGCCGGGCCGGAGTCTGACAAACGGCGCCACGATGTGTTCGATCCTGCCGAGCTCCTCCCAGGACCGCGCCCGTGTGCGCCATACCGCATTGAATTGAGAAATTTCTCGGTAGTGCGCTTGCAGACCCGAGATTGCGGCAATCCTGCCGGGACGATGGGATGGCAGGTTCAGAAATAACGTCAGAAGCTCGTCGGTGCCGCGCCAGTCGGGCGACCAGTAGAGTTCGTTATCGACGAACGTTCCGAGCAAGCCGGGATCATTATGCCGGTGCCGGCAGCGCTGATCGGCGCTCACGCGGATATGCGCCCAGAACTCGGAATCGAACACATCCGGAAAGATCTGATCACGCCGGTGCAGCCGAAACGAAGCGCCGAGCTCCGTGATCGGCGCGGTCGCCAGCAAGCGCGATCCCGTGCTGGCGACGAGTTCGTCTGACCAGCAGCCGACCGTGTTGAATTCCCAGCTTGCCAGACGGTCGGACACAGCGGTGCGCCAGCTCTGCAGGTTGCCGTACTTGGTCCGGCAGGCATCGGCGTAAGGCACGCGTTCGGTCCCGGCGATGCGATCCTGATCGAATCGGACCGTATTGACGCCCTTCGAGAGAAATCTGCCACCATCGGGATCGACGAGCCAGAATACGCCATTGCGCTCGGCAACGCGGAAGAAGCCGCTCCCGCTGAGGTCGGCGTCGACCACCCCTCCCCATTTGGTTCTTTGCAAGCGCGGACCCCGGCAACATTCTAACGATATCAATCCATCGCACGGCCGGCACGGGGCTTCTTGACCTATCTCAATACCACTCGGAACCGACACGACTACCAATGTCACAGGGAGACAACGTGCCTGAGATCACCGGCGGACCGCGCAACAGCATAGCGGTCGCCGACAAGCAGGACCAAGCAGGTCGTCCATGCAGACAACGCAACTGCCGAACACCGCCAGCCTGCGCTCCGATTTTATCTGGGGCGTTTCTACCTCCAGCTTCCAGATCGAAGGGGCAACTCAGGAGGATGGGCGCGGATTGAGCGTCTGGGACATCTATTGTCGGACCGGTGAGATCAAGAATCGCGACACCGGCGACGTCGCGTGTGACCATTATCATCGCTACCGCGAAGATGTCGGTCTCATGAAGGCGCTAGGCGTGCAGGCGTACCGGTTCTCGGTCTCCTGGCCGCGCGTCCTGCCACAGGGCCGCGGATCCGCCAACGAGGCGGGCTTTGCATTTTATGACCGTCTGATCGACGAGCTGTTGGCCGCCGGTATCGAGCCGTGGCTGTGCCTGTATCATTGGGACCTGCCGCAGGCCCTCGAGGAGCGCGGCGGCTGGCTCAATCGGGAAGCGGCCGTGTGGTTCGCCGACTATGCGAGTTTGATCGCCGCGCGCTTTGGTGACCGGGTCAAGCGCTTTGCAACATTCAACGAACCGTCGATGTTCAGCCTGTTCAGCCGTTCGCTCGGCAAGCGGGATAGCAGCAGCGAGGACAAGCTCCACTGCATGATCCACAACGTCAATCTCGCCCACGGGGCGGCGGTGGATGTGCTTCGAGCCAACGTAATCAACGCCTCGATCGGCTGCATTCACAATCGGCAGCCATGCCGGCCTTCCAGCGCAAGCGAGGCCGATGCAGCGGCTGCGGCACGCCTGGATGTGTACTGGAATGCGGTCTTTCCGGATCCGCAATGCCGCGGCGAGTATCCGCGGTCGATGCGCACGGCGATCGAACCGCATATGCAGCCGGGGGATCTGACGCGGATTTGCCGTCCGCTCGATTGGTTCGGACTGAACCACTATAGCCCGGTCTACGTGAAGGCCGGGGCGGATTCGATGCTGGGTTACGACTTCGGTGACAAGCCGGCCAGCCTGCCCTTGACCCCGATCGGATGGCCGATCGATCCCGACGCTTTCAGTCAAGCACTGCAGGATGTGCACGCGCGGTATGGCCTCCCAATCTACGTGCTCGAGAATGGCTATGGCGATTCCGGCCAGCCCGACCAGACCGGTGCGGTAGTCGACCCGGGCCGGATAGAGTTCTTGAAGGCCTATATCAACGCGATGAACGAAGCCGCTGCCAGCGGCGTCGATGTTCGTGGCTATTTCGTCTGGTCGCTGCTCGACAATTTCGAATGGGACTCCGGGTACAGCATCAGGTTCGGCTTGACCTATGTCGATTATGCTTCGCTGCGGCGAATCCCGAAATCGTCTTTCCGCTGGTATGCCGGGTTGATCAGCGCGGTGCGGCCATGATCAAGGCGACGCTGGAAGAACGAGCCGCGTTGCTTGCAGATGTTGGAGGGACCAACGCCCGCTTCGCATTGCTAACTGACGGCGAGCTCGGCGCGATCACACATATGGCGGTCAATGACTACGCTACCTTTCAGGAAGCGCTCGCTGCCTATCTCGGCGCTTCGGCCAAGGCCGAAAGGCCTGCCCATGCGATCCTTGCCGCTTCCGGCGCGGTTGAGAATGGCCGCTGCGCGCTCACGAACAATTCCTGGATCGTCGATGCAGAGGAGTTGCGCGGGACCCATGGATTTTCGATCGTACGATTGATCAACGATTTTGAAGCAGTCGCATGGGCCCTACCCCGCCTTGGCCCTCGCAGCTTGCTGCAGCTCGGCGGGCGGCAGCAGGTGCCGGGAGCGCCCCTTGCCGCGATCGGCCCAGGCACCGGTTTGGGAATGGCGGTGAGCATACCACGCCCCGGCGGACAGATCGTTCTCGCCAGCGAGGGAGGCCATGCCACGATGGCAGGCGGTTCGTTACGCGAGGATGCGGTGATTGAGCATTTGCGGCGACGTTTCGGACATGTGTCGGCCGAACGCGCCCTGTCGGGCGCGGGGCTCGAAAACCTGTATGACGCTCTCGCCTCGATCGACGGCGCGACGCCGCCAAAACGCCGCGCGGCCGACATTACGCGGGCCGGAATTGAGGGGACGTGTCCGACCAGCCGCGCCGCCGTCGACATGTTTTGCGCGATGCTGGGGTCTGTCGCGGGCAACCTAGCGCTCGCGCTGAATGCGAGAGGCGGGATATTCATCGGCGGCGGCATTTTGCGCCACATGCCAAACTATCTTGCCGCCTCCGAGTTTCGCCGGCGCTTCGAGGAGAAGGGGCGGCTCCGAAAATTCCTGGAACCCATACCAGCCTATCTCGTCCTGGACGACGACGTTGCGTTCGTCGGCCTTCGTAACCTGATGGAGGTCGAAGGCATTGGCTGAGATACCGCAACTCGACATCGTGACCCTGACCATCAACCCGGCTGTCGATATTTCGACCTCGGTCAGGAAGCTGGTGCCCTTCACGAAGATGCGCTGCACCGAGGCTCAGCGTGATCCCGGCGGTGGCGGGATCAATGTGGCCCGTGTCCTGATGCGGCTCGGCCTCGAAGCGACTGCGGTCTATCCGGCCGGCGGCGCAACCGGCCAAACGCTGGCGGCGCTGGTTGAACGCGAGGCTGTGCGCAGCATCGTCATCCCGACGTTGAAGGATACTCGCGAAGACATCACCGTCTTCGACGAGACCAGCAAGGAGCAGTTCCGGCTGGTTTTCCCGGGCGCCTCCCTCAGCGAATTCGAATGGCAGCAATGTCTCGACGCAATTGCGCGTCTCACTCCGCGGGCCGCGTTTGTCATCGCAAGCGGCAGCCTGCCGCCGGGTGCGCCGGTCGATTTCTACGGCAAGGTGGTCCGGGCATCGAAAGGGGCGGCCAAAGTCATCGTTGATACGTCCGGCGCTTCGCTCAAAGCCGCGCTGGAAGCGGGCGTCTATCTCATCAAGCCCAACCTTCGCGAGTTTCAGGAGCTTGCGGGGATCAGTTGCGCCGACGAATCCTCGCTCCTGGAGGCGGGGCGCCGCCTGTTCGACCGTTATCGCATCGAGATCATTGCCCTCTCGTTGGGCTCCGGCGGGGCACTGCTCCTGACGCGCGACATCGCCATGCGTGCGAATGGCCTTCCTATGGAGCCTGTCAGCGTTTCCGGCGCAGGCGACAGCTTCCTGGGGGCGATGGTGTGGCGCCTCGCCAATGGCGACAAGCTCGATAGCGCCCTGCGTTATGGCATTGCCGGCGGTTCGGCGGCGCTGCTCAGTCCCGGAACGGGGCTTTGCCTTGCTGCCGACGTTCATCGCCTAGCATCCAGCGTGAACGTCACAATCATAGCCGGCTATCATGCTTAGCAACGAGGCGTACCACTCACCCGGCGAACGGCAGTTGCTGCTGCGCTTCTGGAAAAGTGCCGGGGGCTTCTGGAAAGGCAAGTCGGCGGGCTGGGCCTGGCTTCTCACGGTGTTGCTCATTGCGACAGTTCTTCTGCAATTGCTGACCCAATACTACTTGAACTTCTGGAACCGCGACTTCTTCAACGCGGTCGAGCGCAAGGACGGGAAAGAGCTCCTCAGCCAGGCGCTGCGATTCATCCCGCTCGCTGCGGCCAGCCTGTCGCTCGCCGTCTTCTCGGTCTGGGGGCGGATGACGCTCCAGCGAAGGTGGAGAGCCTGGTTCAGCGATGAGCTTTACCGCTACTGGCTGGGGCAGGATCGCTTTGTGCGACTGAACTTCGTAGCGGGAGACTATCAGGCCCCTGAATATCGTATCGCGGAGGACGTCAGACTGGCAACGGATCTCCCGGTCGACCTCGTTCTCGGGCTCGCGGCTTCTCTCCTGACAGCGGCCACCTTTATCGGCATCCTTTGGGTGGTCGGAGGCAATCTCACGATTGATGCAGCCAGCCTCACTCTGACCATTCCCGGCTATCTGGTCGTCGCCGTCGTCATCTACTCGATCGCCGTAGCAGCCGTGACGATGTTGATCGGCCGCCGGCTGACGGACGTTCTGGAAGAGAACAAACGGGCCGAAGCCCAGTTGAGGGCCGTCGGAACCCATGTGCGTGAAAGCGGAGAAAGCACGGCACCCGGCATGAAAGGCGAGGATGGAATTCGCGCGATCCACCCCGCCCTCAAGGCGGTAATCTCATCGTGGCTGGATTATTGCTGGCAACTCGTACGTCTCACGATCATAACCCACACGAATTCGCTGGTGACGCCGGTGATCGGTCTGCTGCTTTGCACGCCGAAATACGTTGCCGGTACGATTCTGCTCGGCGAGGTCGTCCAGGCGGCCGCAGCCTTTGTCGTGGTCCAGGGCGCCTGCAGCTGGTTTACGGATAACTATCCACGCCTTGCCGAATGGGCTGCTTCGGCCAACCGTGTCGCGTCGCTTCTTCTCGCATTGGACAAGACCGATCCATCTCAGGTGAAGGATGATAAAGTACGTATGCGCGGCTGAGAGCGGCGCCCGCGAAAGCTCGAATTCCACGTCGTCCTTGGGCTCCAGCGCCCCGCAATGTTGATGTTTGGCTTGGGAGCCATCGCGGATAACGATCGCCACCGTCGCGCGGTTGGCGGCTAAAGCTTTCGATTGATGTAGGTCAAGATCAGTCGGCCATGTTGAAACGTGTCATCGGTACGATCTTCGCTTCTGCCATCGGCTGCATGGGAATAGTCGGATTTGCATCCGCCGACCCCATCGGACGCTAATGAATGCAACGTCTACGGCATCCAAGCGCCGGAGCCGATTGGCGATCGCAGCGGACATAATCTGGTGACGACCCAATTCTCCTGCTTTGGCGTCGAGGGCATTCTGAAGAACGCGGTGTATTCGGCCGTCAACGTTTCGGAATGGGATGGTGCCAAGGCAACGCAGTTGCAAGCCGGCGGCACGCATCGCGCGGGGGGCGGATTGGCCGTCACGCAGATGTTGCAAGGGACTCAGTCCATGATCATGAAAGATGGCAGCCCGGTCGGCGGCGAAAGTTCGGGCACCGCGATCGTCAAATTCGCATCTGGATCGCTTGCCGGAAAAACCCTCAAATTCACCACCAAGACGACGGGCGCAGGTCGGTTTGTTCTGGAGTTCGCCGACTAACGAGAAACTTTCCAGGCACGATGTCCGCCGATGTCGATGTCCGTAATGCGTACGGCTCCTCCGCTTCTGTGCCCGCGCACTGAGATGAATGTCCCGTTGCCATTTAAGCTTGAGATTGCGTCCACGGCCTAAGCCGAAGAATACGCGAATGTAGGCTGTCCAGCATGCTGGCGGACGCATCTCATAAGCAAATCAACCGGGAACTACTGGGCGATAAAAGTTCTGCAGTCCTGCTCCCGCAACAGGAATCGCCCGAAACTGCTTAGGTGGATTTGCCCTCAGCGCGGCCGAAACTGTTTAGCAATGTTCAGTACCGAATTCCAGCGGCCCCTCAGCCAGCTTAAACCGATGCCAAGAAACGGTCGGTGCTTCCGGATCTCATTTCAAAAGAAGAGGCCCGAGAGGTTGAGCTGGAGGTGCGCGCTGGCCGTACGAAATCGCTTAAATGAGCGCGGGGGCCATTGTCGAATAAAAGGGGCCGCCTCGCAGCAGCCCCTTACCGGGTTGCAATGAACGCTCATTAAAATCACCAGCCCCGGTATATTAAGATTAACTGCATCGCCGCATTTGGCTTTGATCTCGATCAATGCAGAGATTCGCGGGACCACAACAAAACCGCCAATTAATAGTTCCCCCCTGGATCGTGGTTGGGCTCCTCGATCTGCCTCTTGGTGAAAGAGGCAGCCAACTGAGGCAGCTCGTAAACTAGGCCCGCCCAGTAGGGGGATACCGAGCGAGGTGCTTACACTGAGCTTCGGAGGGGCTCCGGGGGACATCGCGCAATGTAGGCGCTATCCGAAGGCGTCAGCCACCCTCGTTCCCTCCATAGCCGCGCCGGTGCTTCCAGCCGGAGCAGGTTGCTGGGTGGGCCTTGCTCCGCCGTGCGTTCAAGTTGATCAGCATCAATTCCACTGTCTCAACCGCACGTAACTTTAATACCAGCCGGTCCGAAGCGCTTCAGTGCGCAACCGCAGAAACGCTGCGCGTAGGCTTCCAGAGAGGACACGCCATGTCATCTTTCTTCGGTCCTATTGCCATACCCGTGCCCTTCGTCTGCTCGGTTGCGATCGGGGCGCTGATGGGCTCGACGATGCTCGCCAGCCCGCCGACCGCGGTTCGCGCCGAGACCGTCCCCGACTCTGCAATCCAGTTGGTGCAGTCCGATACGAGCGGGGCCGCCGCGGGAGCCACCGAGGCAAAAGGGGGAGACCGTCGAGCAACGGGTCAGGACTCTTCAGAGGGCGCTGAAAATCACGTCCGACCAAGAGCCGAAATGGGACGCCGTAGCGCAGGCGATGCGCGAAAATGCCATTAACATGGACACCTTAATTGCAGAAACTCGGAGGATGCCCCCACAAGACATGACCGCAGTGGACGATCTGAAAAGCTATCAGAAATATGCACAGGCGCATGTCGACGGGCTGAATAATCTGATTGCATCGTTCGCGACGCTTTACGACGCAATGCCCGACGACCAGAAAAGAATCGCCGACGACGTTTTCAGGACCTCTGAACGTGAACGCTCTCCTGCACCGGTAGTTTACGGTCCGTTCTTTCCGTTCTTTCCGTTCTTTCCGTTCTTTCCGTTCTTTCCGTATTTTCCATTCAGCCGGTAGTGACAGCGAAAGGGCTCGCCGAGATATCTCCGCAATGGCACGGCCCACCGCACCAGATGCCGCATCGGCGATGAACAGACGGCGAGCCAAGCACATTCATGATAGTGCAATAGCTCATACCGCCGGGGCAGGTCATCGCGGCGGGTCAGGATCCCAGTCGCCGGGGCCTGCTCCAATCCGATGATCCGCGGACGAAACAGGGGGGCACGAGCGTATGAAGGCTGACGTTGCATCACCTGCTGCTCCACAGGCCGTCTCGCCGCCGGCGGAGGCAATTCCGAAGCTGCCGCAGGCTGCGCATCCTTTAATTCCAATCATGCCGGGCGTGGCAGCCAGGCCCCCTCTCGCGAACGCGCTCATCAAGGCTGCGCCAGTACACGATTTCAATCTTGCCCGGGACCTGAGCTTGTTCACGCGCGTGCTTCGGCAGGCTGAAGGCGGGCGACGGGTAGTGGCGATCTTCATTGCTTCGACTGTCGTCACCATTGCCAACATGTTTGGACAAGTCCAACTCAACGATTGGAACGGCCGGTTCTTCGACGCCGTCGGCCGCAAGGACCTGTCGGGCTTCGTTCACGATCTCCAGACGTTTGTCGTCATCATCGCTATTTTGTTGGCGCTCACGGTCGCAAACACCTTTCTCCAGGAGCGCCTGAAGTTTCGACTGCGGGAATGGATCACCCGTCACCTCCTGGCCGAGTGGCTCAAGCCGCTGCGCGTCTATCAACTCGGCTTTGCCGGCGAGTATGGTCACAACCCGGACCAGCGCATCCAGGAGGATACGCGCCTTTTGGGCGACTACACCGCCGACCTCGGCTGCGGCATCGTCTATTCCTTGCTTCAGCTCATAGCTTTCGTCGGGATGCTTTGGACTCTCTCGGCGCAAGTCACTTTCCAGGTCGCGGGCTACGACATCGCCATTCCCGGCTATATGGTCTGGTGTGCGCTCGCTTATGCCTCGATCGGCTCGGCTCTGACCTGGATCGTGGGGCGGCCGCTGATCGCCCTGAACGGCGAGCGATATGCGCGTGAGGCGGAATTCCGCTTTGCACTCGTTCGGGTCAACGAGTCCGGCGAGAGCATCGCACTGCATGGCGGGGAAAATGACGAACGGCGGCATCTCGAGGCCGCGCTCGCGGCTGTCGTGGACACGATGCGGCGGATATCCTCTTCGCTCGCTCACCTGACCTGGATCACATCGGGCATCGGCTGGCTGTCGTTGGTCGTTCCGATCCTGGTGGCAGCACCGGCCTATTTCGGCGGCAACCTGACGCTGGGCGGCCTGATCATGGTGGCGGGCGCGTTCACCCAGGTACAATTGGCGTTGCGATGGTTCGTCGATAATTTCTCACGGCTCGCCGACTGGCGCGCAGCAGTCCATCGCGTCGCGCGGTTTCGCGAAGCGCTCGACAATCTCCCTGCGATCGAAGCGGGCGCAGAGGAAATCAAACGCGGTCTGCATCCGCAAGGACATCTTGCTTTCGAGGGCGTGCGCATCCTCTTGCCGGACGGCCATATCGTCATCGACGACGCGACGGTCAGCATCACCCCGGGCGAGCGCGTCCTATTGTCGGCGACACCGGAAGAGGAAAATCGACGCTGTTCCGCGCCGTGGCGGGCCTCTGGCCGTGGGGATCCGGGACAATCCTCACGCCTGCGCCCGAGGCCATGTCGTTCCTGCCGCAGCGCCCTTATCTGCCCCTGGGCACGCTACGAAACGCCCTGAGCTATCCGAGCCCGGCCGACGCCTTCCTTGACGCGGATGTACGACAAGCCCTGGAGCGGTGCGATCTCGGCGATCTCATTCCCAAGCTCGACAAGACCGAGCGCTGGGACAAGGAGCTTTCGCTTGGCGAACAGGAGCGCCTCGCTTTTGCGAGGCTTCTCCTGCACAAGCCTGGGTGGGTCTTTCTCGACGAGGCGACAGCCGCGCTCGACGAAGACAGCCAGCGCCGCGTCATGCGCCTGTTCGATGACGAGCTGAAGCGGACCACCGTGTTAAGCATTGGTCACCGACCGGATCTCGCAGTCTACCACACCCGAACGCTCCAGCTCGTTCATGGACGTGACGGCGACCGCCTCAAGCTCAAACCGCCCCCCGCTCCACCTCCCCCTCGGCGCTGGCTGCAACGGCTCGACGACTGGCTGCTGACTATCCGAACATGATGGGGCCGTTTCGAACCATCCACATCTTTGATTTGCGTCAACCAGGCCTTGCTACTTCGCGACAAGATGAGTTCCTTACTGGGAACCTGCCTGGAATCGGCGGTTGGCGCAATGTTCGAGCCAGTCGCGACCAAGTCGCAAAGGGAGATATCGAAATGTCAATCGGGACCATCATTCTGATCATTCTAATCATCGCGCTGCTGGGCGGCTTCAGTGGGATCGGTGGCGGTCCGTTCTACGGTACTGGCTACTACGGTGGTGGAGGTCTTGGTCTTGTGATTGTCATTCTGCTGATCTTGCTTTTGCTCGGCAAACTTTGACCAAGCGGTGGCCGGCGAGCAGGTGATGAGCCGGGCTCGAATGCGGCCCATTCCATGGGGGTGGCTTTGGGAATGCCTCTGCCGCGTCTCCTCGCCATAGCGCGGTGGAGTTCGTTGATCCAATCAATTGCGGTCGGCCTCGAAGGAAGAGAGAGGAGACCCAATCTGAAGCAGGCGCTACCCGCCGACACGACAGCGTTTGTCCCCGCTTCGGTCTTGCTGCAGCGACTGCACGACGAGGCGCCGGCGGGATCACTTTACCCTGGGTTGGCTGATGAGCCGCATGCACAAGCGCTCCTACGGCCTCATCATGCTGCTGCTCGCCGTGGTAGCTGTTGCGCCGGGTGTCTCGATCGTCGCGGGCCTGCTGCTCATGATCCCCGCGTTCCAGATGATTCTGGGCCACAACATGCCGGTGTTCCCGCGCCGCATCGCCGCCCGTCCATTGCCGACACGGCACCTTGCCGCTCTGGTCCAGCGCGCTGTGCCCGTGCTTAGGTCTCTCGAGAAGCTCATTCATCCCCGCTGGCCGACTCCACTCGATGCGACCAAGCGTCTCGTCGGCGCCGTCGTCGTGCTCCTGAACATTACCCTGCTCTTCACGCCGGTCCCTCTCAGCAATGTCGTCCCCGCTCTGGTGATCGCGCTGATCTCGCTGGCCTATCTCGAAGAGGACGGTCTCCTGCTCTTGATCGCGCTGCTGGTCAGCGTCGTTGTGCTGGCGGTCGAATTGACCGCAGTCTGGGAAACCGTCCTCGGCGCGAAATGGATCTTTGGCCTCTGGTATTAGTCCGGCTGCGACTGAATGCGCTCGCGCCTGCCGGCTTTCAGTGCAGCGATGCAAGCTCGTGGGGCGCCATTAGGGCAACTTCATTGACGTGCTCTCTTTCATCGGCATGGGCTAGCGTTCCGCTTCGAAATAACCCAGCCGCTTTGCGCTACATCAAAGCCACCGCGACCGCGGGGAGCAAGCTGCTTTTGATGTTTCTTGAACGTGTGGAGAGAGCAGATGAGCCTTCCGAGATTGTGGACCGCCAGCCAGGAGGTTGCATTCGATCCTTTAAGGGCCATGCGGCGTGAAATGGAAAACGCATTTCGCGCTTTCGATCAGGGTTCGCCGACTCCCAGCATTGGGGCGGGGGCGCCTGCAATTAATGTGGCAGAAACCAGGGATGCCTTCGAAGTGACAGCCGAACTTCCAGGCGTGGACGAGAAAGATATCAAGGTCGGCCTGGACGGCAACCAATTGGTTATCTCCGGCGAGAAGAAGGCGGAGAGCACGAAAGATGAAAAGGACTGGCACGTCGAGGAGCGCAGCTACGGCTCATTCTATCGATCGATGTCTCTGCCTTTCGAGCCGGAAGAGGGAGCAATCGAAGCTCATTTCGACAAAGGCGTGCTGCATCTCGCCATTAAGAAGCCGGCCAAGGCGGTGAAGACCACCAAGACGATCAATATCAAGACCGGCGCTCCCCCAAGCGCGAGCCCCGAGCCGAACGAAACCGCTGCACCTGGCAAGGCGGCCTAGCCCTGTGGGGTCCTCGCCGAAAGCCGGAGACCCGAGCCAGATAAGCTGGTTCCCGTCTCCGGATTTCGTCATTCGTCTTCTCTGATGCCGCCATCGAATGAGACTGGCAGCTTGATTGGCTTTGGGTGCCAAGAGAGGCCCCTTGTCACGCGCCTGCGATACAATGAGAGCTCCCATGAAAAAGTCGGTTCGCTCAATTGACGATCCTGAGCCAAAGGTGCCGCGTGCCGACAGGCCGCCGTCGGAGGGATTTGTGGTCGTTGTCGACGGACACTTTAAATCGGAGTTTGAGACGGCCGAAGCGGCAAGATCAGCCGGTCGCAAACTGAAATCGACCTATCGGATGCTCAAGATCGAAATCTATGACGCCGCCACGAGGGTCCGAACCTTACTGGTCTCCGAAACCTAGCTATCGCACCGTCCTCATCGGGAGCGGAGAATGGCCTTCCTCA encodes the following:
- a CDS encoding ATP-binding cassette domain-containing protein produces the protein MFRAVAGLWPWGSGTILTPAPEAMSFLPQRPYLPLGTLRNALSYPSPADAFLDADVRQALERCDLGDLIPKLDKTERWDKELSLGEQERLAFARLLLHKPGWVFLDEATAALDEDSQRRVMRLFDDELKRTTVLSIGHRPDLAVYHTRTLQLVHGRDGDRLKLKPPPAPPPPRRWLQRLDDWLLTIRT
- a CDS encoding DUF3309 family protein, which codes for MSIGTIILIILIIALLGGFSGIGGGPFYGTGYYGGGGLGLVIVILLILLLLGKL
- a CDS encoding exopolysaccharide biosynthesis protein, which translates into the protein MSRMHKRSYGLIMLLLAVVAVAPGVSIVAGLLLMIPAFQMILGHNMPVFPRRIAARPLPTRHLAALVQRAVPVLRSLEKLIHPRWPTPLDATKRLVGAVVVLLNITLLFTPVPLSNVVPALVIALISLAYLEEDGLLLLIALLVSVVVLAVELTAVWETVLGAKWIFGLWY
- a CDS encoding Hsp20/alpha crystallin family protein — translated: MSLPRLWTASQEVAFDPLRAMRREMENAFRAFDQGSPTPSIGAGAPAINVAETRDAFEVTAELPGVDEKDIKVGLDGNQLVISGEKKAESTKDEKDWHVEERSYGSFYRSMSLPFEPEEGAIEAHFDKGVLHLAIKKPAKAVKTTKTINIKTGAPPSASPEPNETAAPGKAA